One Natronolimnobius sp. AArcel1 DNA window includes the following coding sequences:
- a CDS encoding PrsW family intramembrane metalloprotease: MARKRDPVEQADDQSRDLYEVSTWEPRSALDRLSSLIYSLLSYGFQGIVVGVALIITLVLLIQPGVLVLEDPVLGIFFGLSVVPAALLAGFIWYTDITSNEPLSLLVATFVLSILFATFAGVVNTYTQPYFQAIPLVGLVLYFFLIVGPVEEVVKLLAVRMYAYRSDSFDAVIDGAVYGAVAGLGFAAVENMLYISAEVATAEASPFAAATGITTVRALVGPGHVIFSAIAGFYLGLAKFNPDKAGPIVVKGLLVAAVVHAMYNVTVGVIPGMITTLVPVSFGLAFIAYVILYDLTVGYYLYRKISRYRRTYREVRDDTGDPPTAELTEFDPPNRQP; this comes from the coding sequence ATGGCGCGCAAGCGCGACCCAGTCGAGCAAGCAGACGATCAGTCCCGAGACCTCTATGAGGTGTCGACGTGGGAGCCACGCTCGGCGCTGGACCGCCTCTCGTCGCTCATTTATTCGTTGCTTAGCTACGGGTTTCAGGGCATTGTTGTCGGCGTCGCGCTCATCATCACCCTCGTGTTGCTCATCCAGCCAGGGGTTCTCGTGCTCGAGGATCCGGTGCTTGGCATCTTTTTCGGGCTATCTGTTGTCCCCGCAGCATTGCTGGCTGGCTTCATCTGGTATACGGATATTACGTCGAACGAGCCGCTGAGTCTTCTCGTGGCGACGTTCGTGCTGTCGATTCTCTTTGCGACGTTCGCCGGCGTCGTCAACACGTATACGCAGCCGTACTTTCAGGCGATACCGTTGGTCGGACTCGTCCTCTATTTCTTCCTGATCGTCGGTCCCGTCGAAGAGGTGGTAAAGCTGCTTGCGGTCCGGATGTACGCCTACCGGAGTGACTCTTTCGACGCAGTTATTGACGGCGCAGTCTACGGCGCGGTCGCCGGACTTGGCTTCGCCGCGGTCGAAAACATGCTCTACATTTCTGCTGAAGTTGCGACGGCTGAAGCCAGTCCATTCGCGGCGGCAACTGGCATTACGACCGTCCGTGCACTGGTCGGACCCGGCCACGTCATCTTTTCGGCAATCGCCGGCTTCTATCTCGGCCTCGCGAAGTTCAATCCTGACAAGGCCGGGCCAATCGTCGTCAAGGGACTGCTCGTCGCTGCGGTCGTCCACGCGATGTACAACGTCACCGTAGGAGTTATCCCGGGCATGATTACGACATTGGTTCCGGTTAGCTTTGGACTGGCATTTATCGCCTACGTGATCCTCTATGACCTCACCGTCGGCTACTACCTCTATCGGAAGATTTCTCGCTACCGACGAACATACCGCGAGGTCAGAGACGACACCGGCGACCCACCAACCGCAGAACTCACCGAGTTCGATCCGCCAAATCGACAGCCCTGA
- a CDS encoding riboflavin synthase — protein MFTGIVEETGEIATRERTSDGLRLRIRAESVATGLTHGQSISVSGACLTVEQFEDGSWFEVFLATETVERTYLGELAVGDSVNLERAMPADGRFDGHIVQGHVDAVATVTGVESVDEDWFFEFDLPEGYARYVVEKGSITLDGISLTVAALDKSAETVTVAIIPTTYELTTLSDKDVGDSVHLEVDVLSKYVERLVEARFE, from the coding sequence ATGTTCACGGGAATCGTCGAGGAAACCGGCGAGATCGCGACGCGCGAACGGACTAGCGACGGCCTCAGGCTTCGAATTCGTGCAGAGTCAGTCGCGACGGGGTTGACACACGGCCAGAGCATCAGTGTCAGCGGTGCGTGTCTCACGGTCGAGCAGTTCGAAGACGGTTCGTGGTTCGAAGTGTTCCTGGCGACCGAAACCGTCGAACGGACGTATCTAGGTGAGCTCGCAGTCGGCGACTCGGTCAACCTCGAGCGGGCGATGCCAGCCGATGGGCGCTTCGACGGCCACATCGTGCAGGGCCATGTCGACGCGGTGGCGACGGTGACGGGCGTCGAATCCGTCGACGAAGACTGGTTCTTCGAGTTCGACCTCCCTGAGGGGTACGCACGCTACGTCGTCGAAAAGGGCTCGATCACGCTGGATGGGATCAGTTTGACTGTCGCTGCTCTGGACAAATCAGCGGAGACTGTGACTGTCGCTATTATTCCTACAACGTACGAGTTGACGACGCTATCGGACAAAGACGTAGGTGATTCGGTTCACCTCGAGGTCGACGTGCTCTCGAAGTACGTCGAACGACTGGTAGAAGCGCGATTCGAGTAA